One Rhodoferax sp. GW822-FHT02A01 genomic window, CGGAGAAGGTAACTAAGAACTTTGCGTCAATTTATGCGTTGATTGCAGTGAATGCATGTAGTATCGTCGGCAACAGTTGGGAGTGGCATGGCTCCGGTGTCTTAGAGGCCCCAGCTGAATTGACGAAAAGAATATGAATACCACATTGAAACGATCCTTCGTTGCCGCATCCGTGGCGTTGGCATTCACCGCCAGTGCGCAGACCAAGGCGCCTTTACCCGAACCCCTGCTGCAAGCGATCCACAAAGCTGTCGCCACCAATCCCGATGTACAGGCCAAGTGGAATGCCTTCAAGGCTGCGGACAGCCAGCGGGATGTGGCCAAGGCAGGTTTCTTTCCCACCGTTGATCTGTCTGCCTCTGCTGGCAGCGAGAGCCGTGTCACCGGCGGTGTTGATCTGGGCAGCTACAGCGTCAACTCGGCCCAGATCACCCTGGACCAGATCCTTTTTGACGGCCTCTATACCGTCAATGAAGTCAAGCGTCTGGGTGCTGCCAAGCTGACGCGCTACTACGAACTGCTGGACGCATCTGAAAACGCTGCATTGGAAGCAGCGAAAGCCTACGCCGACGTGGTGCGATACCGGGAACTGGTGGACCTGGCCACACAGAACTACGTGGAACACAAGCAGTCCACCATGCTGGTGGAAGAACGTGCCAATTCCGGCGTGGGAAGGCGCGTGGACGTAGAGCAGGCCAATGGCCGTCTGGCCCTGGCGGAATCCAACCTTCTGACCGAGCTGACCAATTTGCACGACGTGAGTGCCCGTTACCTGCGCGTGGTGGGTGAGCAGCCTCCGGCCAGTTTGCCCAGCCTGCCTGATCCATTCAAACTGGTCACCTTGCCCGCTTCCGCTCAAGCCCTGATGCTGGAAGGCATGAGGAACAGCCCCACGCTGCTGGCTGCCATTCAGAATGCCCGCGCCAGCCGCATTGCCGTGGACTCTGCAAAGGCCGCCTACATGCCCCGTGTGGATTTTCAGGTGTACGCCAACCAGGGCAACAACTCGGGTGGCGTCATTGGAGACAGCCGCGCAACCGGCGCGGCCGTTGCGCTAACCTACAACCTGTTCCGTGGCGGCGCCGACAAGGCCAAGGAAAAGCAGGCGGTCTACCTCGCAGCACAGGCGGTCAATCTGCAGGAAAAGGCCTGCCGGGATTTGCGCCAGACGCTGTCCGTGGCCTACAGCGACACACGCTCATTGAACGAGCAACTCATCTACATTGACCAGCACCGTCTGTCTGCCGAGAAGACGCGGGAAGCGTACCGCCAGCAATTTGACATCGGCCAGCGAACGCTGCTGGACTTGCTGGATACCCAGAACGAATTCTTTGAGGCATCGCGCTCCTACATCAACTCCCGGCACGACCAGGCCATTGCCCAGGCCCGCACGCTGGCCGGCATAGGTCAGCTGGTGGTAACCACCGGAGCCAACCGCGATGACGTACCCAGCCCGCAGGATGCGGGTCTGGACACTGCCGACCTGTCACAGACGGAAAGCCTCTGTCCGATTGAAGAGACCGTGGTGGACACCTTGGAAAAGATCAAGGCAGAAGCAGTCATCCCCAGCCGCGCCAAACCGGCACCTGCCGCCGTGGAAATGCCCACGCCCGCTGGCGCTGACAAGTGCGGACGCATCACCCTGCTGCCCGATGAAGACGGCAAAGTGGGCCGTGTCTTTGTCAAGGACGGCAAGGGTGACGAGGTCAAACTGGAAACCGCCTACGCTGCCAGCCTGGACGACTGCCAGAAGGTGACTCCAGGGCAGTCCACAGACCCGCGTTACAAGGCAATGGTGAAGAAGCTGCCAGAAGCAGCACGCTACTACCGCATCAACTTCGTTCTGGGCAAGGATGAGATGCTGCCCGAGTCGGCCACCGTCTTCAAATTCCTGCTGGAGGACTATCGCAAGACGGCCGCTCCCGAGGTCACCCTCATCGGCCACTCCGACAAGGTCGGCGATCCGGCAACCAACCTGCGGCTGTCCCAGAAACGCGCCAAGGCCGTTTACGACTTGCTGACCAAGGATGGGGCTGTGCCCAAGTCTGACATTGAGCAAGCCTGGCGTGGTGACAAGGAGCCCTTGCCCGGCACCGAGGGCGCCAAGTCCGAACCACGCAACCGCCGTGTGGAAGTCAAGATTCAATAAAACCGCGAATTGCCAACCAGCCTGTTTCGCAAAGGATTACCCATGAATTCCCTGACCTTTCTACCTGCAAAAAAAATGCTGCTGGCCAGCCTGACGGTCTTCTGCCTCGTGGCGACTGGCGCGAGCCACGCGCAATCCGTGGCCGGTGTCGTGAAAAAGAAAGAGGGCACCGTCGAAATCGTTCGCAATGGCAAGTCCATTCCCGTGGAGGTCGGCAGCACCGTATCGGCGGGAGACACGGTCAAGACGTCCAAGGACTCCACCGTCGGCCTGATGCTCAAGGACTCATCCCGCATGTCACTGGGCCCCAACAGCGAAATGTCGCTCGACAAGTTTGGCTTCAATGCCAACACCTACAGCGGCAACCTGTTGGTCAGCGTGGTCAAGGGCACCTTTGCCATGATCTCCGGGTTGGTCGTCAAGAACAATCCGGCCAATTCGATGATCAAGACGCCCACCTCCACCGCCGGCATTCGCGGCACAACCTTCGTGGTGGAAGTGCCCTGAATTCAGGAGATGCCAGGGCCAGTTGCGCCGTCAAAGCCCAACTTGGCCAGTAGCGGCAGGTCTTCCTTCTTCTCCACCCCTTGCGCCACCACGGTGATGCCGATGGCATGCGCCACCTTGCACAGGCCCGTGAGGAATTCCTGATTGCCCACGTTGTCGGCAATGCCGCGGATGTAACTGGGGTGCACCTTGATGTAGTCCAGCGCCAGATCCGCCAGCTTGTCGCTCTCGGCAAATCGCTGGCCGAAGTACTCCACACCGATGCGGCAGCCCAGCGACTTGAGTGTGCGAGCCAGGTCGCGGAAGGCATCAAACTGACGGAACACACCGTACTCAGGCACCTCAAACAACAGGCGCTTGCAGACATCCGGATAGGCCTTGAGCAGGAGGGCCAATTCGTTGCGGAAGTGGAAGTCGGCAATGGTCTCGGCCGAGAGATTGACCGCCACATCGCCACTGCTTTTCTGCAGGTATTCGATGGCCAGTTTGACCACGCCCAAGTCCAGTGGCGCGGTCAAGTTGAGTTGGGCCGCCATGGGCATGAAGTCGCCTGCGGTCATCAGGGTGCCTGCGTCGTCCATCTTCAGGCGGATCACACTTTCGCGGTGCAAGGAACTCTTGCCGTCACCCGACATCACGGGGTAGAAGCTCAGTGCCAGCCGCCCTCCCCCTACCGCTTCGGTCAATAGGGTGCGCCAGGTTTCGGCCGCGATGGCTGGCTTGGCATTGGCGTCGTCCAATGCCTCGTAGGTATTGCTGCCCTTGGCTGCCGCCTTGGCCAGCGCTTCATCCGCACTGGACAGCAAGCTGCCCAGATTCTGGTTGCGCGCATAGCGCACAGCACCGATATGGAACAGGTCAGGCACCTTGTCCTTCCACTTGGGCAGCACCTTGTCATGCAGGCGCTCGTAGATTTCCTTGGCGGCCGCTTCGGCCGTGGCATGGCTGGGACAGACCACCGCGAACTCGGCCCCCTTGACGCGGCCCGCGCGCTGACCGATGCGGCCATTCCCGCTTTCATACAACTCGGTTCCGATCTCCTTGAGCAGCGCGTCTGCCCCTTGGCGACCCAGCGCCGTATTGAGATCGTTCAGGTCAGTCAGGCGCACCAGCACCAGGCTACCGCTGGCGCCAAACTGCTCACCAGTGAGCACCTCGCGCAGATGCGACAAAAAGTATTCCCGGCTGGACAGGCCCGTCACCGCATCGCGATTGACCTTCTTGCGCAGCGCATCCAGGCGTGCGGACTCCTCGTTGAACATGGTCTTGAGTCGCCCCACCATGTCGTTCATGCCGCGTGCCAGGGCCTTGAGCTCCGGTGTGCGTGGCTCGGGGATCAGCACAAAGCGCCGCTCCGTGATTGCCTCGGCCTGACCAACCACCGCATCCAGCGGACGGGTAATGAATCGCAGCAGAAAGGTACCCACGATGCCGGTACCAATGCCGCCCACAACAAACCACAGCAACAGTTCCAGCGTTTCGTCCCAGAGGGTCTTGTAGACGTACTGCTCCTGGCTGGCCAGCGTCAGCGTGCCGTACTGTATCCATTTGTCCTGGATCAGCGCCTGCCCCGGATGGACCACGATGGGAATCAGGTCAATGAACCACTGGGGTGCCCCTTCGATCTTGCCTTCGAACACGCGCTCCACAATCAGTTCCCCCTTGGGAGAGACAATGCGGATGAAGCGGTAGTGCCCGGCATCGAACTGCGCTGCCACCTGCAGCTCCACCGTAACCGGGTCCTTGGGCAACTGCGACAGGGACAAGGCCAGCGCAGTGGCGTTGTCGACGTTCTTCACCTGCAGCTGCTGCTGCAGATACTGTCGCGCCGACAGGACGCTGGTGACCGTGCTGGCGGCAAATGCCATGGCCATGACCAGGATGATGGCTGCCCAAAGTTGTTTGATAAGTGACATGGAGGTCTCGCTGAAAAAACTATAGGTCGGTATCAAAGTCCGTCCTGGCGCATGCGCTCGAGCACATCGCGCCAGCGTGACAGGCGGGTCGTAGGATCGGCACTGGAGGTTGTCGCACCGCCAACCCACAGTCCGTCGCTATTGAAGCTGTACACCGGGGTCAGGTCGGTACGCATGGAGGCCGGGCGAATGCTGGTGACCATGTTGTCCAGAATCACGGGCTCTTCGGTCGGTTGGGCGTAATAGCCCAGCACCATGTGCGCAATGGGGGCCGTGTTGCCGGTCTGGTAACGTACGTACACCAGCCGCAGGCGTTCATTCGGCACGCCCAGGGCCCGCAGCGTCATGTATTTGGCAATGACGAAGTCCTCGCAGTCCCCTGCCCCATGGCCCATGAACTCCAGCGGCGTGGCCCAGTAGTCCTCCACCTTGTAGACCTCCATGTCGGTCTTGTAGAGGATGCGACGGTTGAAGAAGGTGTTGACCTTGTTGAGCTTGTCGTTCTCCGCCAAGTTGGCAGACTCTTCGATCAACTTGCGCCACGCGGCTACGGTTTGTGCGGCATTGGCGCCATATTGCTGCTGCGCCAACATCAGCATGCGGTCAAAGTCAGGCGCCGCAATGCCCAGTGCAAACAGGCCAGCCAACAGCGCCGCGGCCAGACTCCAACGCAAGGCGCGAAGAGCTGCCACCCTGCGCAGGCTTTGAACGGCAACGCGCAAGCCCACCCGGCATTGGGGGGTGAGTGGGTTTGCCATCAGCATGGTGGGGAGATTGCCGCTTACTGGAACACGCTTCTGAGAGCCGTGTTCACCTTGTCGAATGGCGGGCAACCATTGGCAAACACGGGCGACACCACCATTTCGATGTCGGCCTTGCCGCCTGGTGCAATATCGGTCAACGGACTGGAGAGGTCGCGATACAGCTGCGTGCCCTGCCCAAACACCGCCACATCCAGCACCGATTTCCTGGACAAGGTCTTTCCGGACTGGTTGTTCAGCTTGCCGGTGATGAAGGCAAAGCAGCTCTTGCTATTGACCTTGGAAGCCTTTTTTTCCACCTGGTAGTCCAGCGAAAAGCCGTCACCCAATTCGGCATGGAAACGCTCCACCGTGTGGACGACGGCCGGAGGTGCGGCCGGTTCGGCAACCGGAGCAGGCGCATTCGCGCACCCTGCCAGCAGAGCGCAGGCCACCAGCACTGCGGCATACCCGTCTTGGCCCAGGCCCTTGTTGCGAAGGGCTGCACTGCAAGCCTTTGTATTTGGTTCAAACATCTACGCTCCCGGGTGCATGGTGCACCTCTGTCGCAATTATGGCGTGGACTGCGCCAGCGGCACAGTCCACGCCAGCAGGCTCTGCAACAGCGCTACGCGCTCAGGTGTTCTTGCTGATGGTGATGGTAGGGAACTTGGAAGAAAAGTCCTTGTTCTTGGCCGCCACCGACAAGGCCACCTTGCGTGCCACGGCCTTGTACAACCCGGCAACCTCCCCATCAGGGTCGGCCACCACCGTAGGCTTGCCACCATCGGCCTGGATACGGATCTGCATAGCCAGGGGCAATGCACCCAGGTAGTCCATGCCGTACTGCGCCGCCATGGTCTTGCCGCCGTCCACACCAAAGATGTGTTCGACGTGACCGCAGTTGCTGCACACGTGCACCGCCATGTTTTCCACGATGCCCAGGATGGGCACACCCACCTTTTCGAACATCTTGATGCCTTTCTTGGCATCCAGCAGCGCAATGTCCTGCGGCGTGGTCACCACCACGGCGCCGGTCAGCGGCACGCGCTGGGACAGCGTCAGCTGGATATCGCCGGTACCGGGTGGCATGTCGACGATCAGGTAGTCCAGGTCCTTCCAGTGGGTCTGGCGCAGCAGTTGCTCCAGCGCCTGGGTGGCCATGGGGCCGCGCCAGATCATGGCTTCGTCGGGTGCCACCAGGAATCCGATGGACATGACCTGCACGCCATAGTTCTGCATGGGCTCCATGGTCTTGCCGTCCTCGGACTCGGGGCGGCCTTCGATGCCCATCATCATGGGTTGGCTGGGGCCGTAGATATCGGCATCCAGCAGCCCCACCGTGGCGCCTTGGGCGGCCAGGGCCAGTGCCAGATTGGCCGCCGTGGTGCTCTTGCCAACCCCGCCCTTGCCGGATGCCACGGCCACGATGTTCTTCACGCCCGGCAACAACTGCACGCCGCGCTGCACCGCATGGGCCAGCACATTCAGCCGGGGCGTGACTTCCACACTCTGTACCCCATCCACCGTTCGGGCGGCGGCACTGAGTGCATCGGCAAACTGCTGCTCCTGGCTCTTGGCGGGATACCCCAGTTCCAGCGTGAAACGCACGGCACCACCACTGACGGTGAGCTCCTTGATGCATTTGCTGGAAACAAAATCCTTGCCCGTATTCGGGTCGATGACGCTTTGCAAAGCGCCCATGATTGCTTGCTCGGTAACGGCCATTCAATGCTCCTTCTGAGCCCAGAGTCTAGCTCTGCACGCCTTGCCCTTTGCTGCGCAGGCCCAAAGACTGCCGCGGCAGACCGGGTTTGTGGTGCGCTCTAGGGTTAACCCCCTTCGCCCGGATGCTTGGCGTTTGGCCGCTACACCCCATAATGAATTCATGGATCGTGCCGCAGCAGAAATCCGCGCCACCGTGAAACCCGCCGGGCTCATGCTCTCGGGCGGTGGTGCACGTGCCGCCTACCAGGTCGGTGTGCTCGAAGCCATTGCCGACATCCGCCTGCAATGCGGAGCCGGCCAGGAGCCCAACCCCTTTCCCATCATCACCGGCACCTCTGCCGGTGCCATCAATGCCTCGGCACTGGCCTGCGGCAGTGACAACTTTGATGCCGCGGTACGTCTGATTGCCCACACCTGGCGCAACTTCAGCGCGGACCAGGTCTATTGCGCCGACCACATCAGCATGCTGCGCTCCGGTGCGAAATGGATGACTTTGCTGTCGCTGGGTTGGCTGCTGGCCAAATGGCGGCGCATCAAACCGCGCTCCCTGCTGGACAACAGCCCGCTGGGTGAACTGCTGCGGCGCCTGGTACCGCTGGAACGGCTGCCCGAACTGATCCGCCAGGGCCACATCCAGGCACTTGCCGTCACAGCTTCCAGCTACAGCTCGGGCGAGCACGTGACTTTTTTTGAAGGGGACAAGCGCCTCTTGCCGTGGGTGCGCTCCCAACGCATATCGGTGCGGGACCACATCACCCATGACCATCTGCTGGCTTCCAGCGCCATTCCCTTTGTGT contains:
- a CDS encoding transglutaminase-like cysteine peptidase, with translation MLMANPLTPQCRVGLRVAVQSLRRVAALRALRWSLAAALLAGLFALGIAAPDFDRMLMLAQQQYGANAAQTVAAWRKLIEESANLAENDKLNKVNTFFNRRILYKTDMEVYKVEDYWATPLEFMGHGAGDCEDFVIAKYMTLRALGVPNERLRLVYVRYQTGNTAPIAHMVLGYYAQPTEEPVILDNMVTSIRPASMRTDLTPVYSFNSDGLWVGGATTSSADPTTRLSRWRDVLERMRQDGL
- a CDS encoding EAL domain-containing protein, with the protein product MSLIKQLWAAIILVMAMAFAASTVTSVLSARQYLQQQLQVKNVDNATALALSLSQLPKDPVTVELQVAAQFDAGHYRFIRIVSPKGELIVERVFEGKIEGAPQWFIDLIPIVVHPGQALIQDKWIQYGTLTLASQEQYVYKTLWDETLELLLWFVVGGIGTGIVGTFLLRFITRPLDAVVGQAEAITERRFVLIPEPRTPELKALARGMNDMVGRLKTMFNEESARLDALRKKVNRDAVTGLSSREYFLSHLREVLTGEQFGASGSLVLVRLTDLNDLNTALGRQGADALLKEIGTELYESGNGRIGQRAGRVKGAEFAVVCPSHATAEAAAKEIYERLHDKVLPKWKDKVPDLFHIGAVRYARNQNLGSLLSSADEALAKAAAKGSNTYEALDDANAKPAIAAETWRTLLTEAVGGGRLALSFYPVMSGDGKSSLHRESVIRLKMDDAGTLMTAGDFMPMAAQLNLTAPLDLGVVKLAIEYLQKSSGDVAVNLSAETIADFHFRNELALLLKAYPDVCKRLLFEVPEYGVFRQFDAFRDLARTLKSLGCRIGVEYFGQRFAESDKLADLALDYIKVHPSYIRGIADNVGNQEFLTGLCKVAHAIGITVVAQGVEKKEDLPLLAKLGFDGATGPGIS
- the apbC gene encoding iron-sulfur cluster carrier protein ApbC, which produces MAVTEQAIMGALQSVIDPNTGKDFVSSKCIKELTVSGGAVRFTLELGYPAKSQEQQFADALSAAARTVDGVQSVEVTPRLNVLAHAVQRGVQLLPGVKNIVAVASGKGGVGKSTTAANLALALAAQGATVGLLDADIYGPSQPMMMGIEGRPESEDGKTMEPMQNYGVQVMSIGFLVAPDEAMIWRGPMATQALEQLLRQTHWKDLDYLIVDMPPGTGDIQLTLSQRVPLTGAVVVTTPQDIALLDAKKGIKMFEKVGVPILGIVENMAVHVCSNCGHVEHIFGVDGGKTMAAQYGMDYLGALPLAMQIRIQADGGKPTVVADPDGEVAGLYKAVARKVALSVAAKNKDFSSKFPTITISKNT
- a CDS encoding FecR domain-containing protein yields the protein MNSLTFLPAKKMLLASLTVFCLVATGASHAQSVAGVVKKKEGTVEIVRNGKSIPVEVGSTVSAGDTVKTSKDSTVGLMLKDSSRMSLGPNSEMSLDKFGFNANTYSGNLLVSVVKGTFAMISGLVVKNNPANSMIKTPTSTAGIRGTTFVVEVP
- a CDS encoding TolC family outer membrane protein codes for the protein MNTTLKRSFVAASVALAFTASAQTKAPLPEPLLQAIHKAVATNPDVQAKWNAFKAADSQRDVAKAGFFPTVDLSASAGSESRVTGGVDLGSYSVNSAQITLDQILFDGLYTVNEVKRLGAAKLTRYYELLDASENAALEAAKAYADVVRYRELVDLATQNYVEHKQSTMLVEERANSGVGRRVDVEQANGRLALAESNLLTELTNLHDVSARYLRVVGEQPPASLPSLPDPFKLVTLPASAQALMLEGMRNSPTLLAAIQNARASRIAVDSAKAAYMPRVDFQVYANQGNNSGGVIGDSRATGAAVALTYNLFRGGADKAKEKQAVYLAAQAVNLQEKACRDLRQTLSVAYSDTRSLNEQLIYIDQHRLSAEKTREAYRQQFDIGQRTLLDLLDTQNEFFEASRSYINSRHDQAIAQARTLAGIGQLVVTTGANRDDVPSPQDAGLDTADLSQTESLCPIEETVVDTLEKIKAEAVIPSRAKPAPAAVEMPTPAGADKCGRITLLPDEDGKVGRVFVKDGKGDEVKLETAYAASLDDCQKVTPGQSTDPRYKAMVKKLPEAARYYRINFVLGKDEMLPESATVFKFLLEDYRKTAAPEVTLIGHSDKVGDPATNLRLSQKRAKAVYDLLTKDGAVPKSDIEQAWRGDKEPLPGTEGAKSEPRNRRVEVKIQ